In Solanum lycopersicum chromosome 5, SLM_r2.1, the following are encoded in one genomic region:
- the LOC101245650 gene encoding uncharacterized protein isoform X8 produces the protein MDFQHQHPYNRPPPPPPPLPPPSMADPHYQLPHSQRPPVPAPGSWYSNQFQYHPTPQQSPPPPPPPPPQLQQWGPPPPPPPPFPGPPQGAYPHHHLQQQAQYPPPLPPRPHIPQSSPHGNQDWGSMNWGQQQNWGNSAPSNEDWAAKARAWAADKAANDHQHQNSQFTHDSRPEQQSHYYEQYTQSADQHLQDMQQPPVLPSSNHHSITPVAPPQKPSFGHSQEPSFFSPGQSPYVLPYTARDGNFTGDSVASFPQQGNSSISPLVHQQEVPSSYSSIAGKEEAGNRHEAFYGSSPLPANSSHHHHAQLMPAPNKAAVMEERHYVMGPDLSDQPLDFAPRFSHEHDRHSQPYYVRADSGGSVGGADPVSTMPSNYVWPSSAAPGSAYPPLPPMPPVDPSVVGASPAPEHTASLFGRAQSSSFHPTVPSVGAHFGVGAGAALHPAAAFPADAYGISDRPKKAAVPNWLREEIIKKKAVITTSTAELPKEDSQSIEDEGVNKSYRKGDQADSKSIDSSRSTEDDDDDEVEVEAARTAAMNQEIKRVLTEVLLKVTDELFSEIATRVLSEEDLSVDVEQKTGASSQKVLTSVQAVTTPKASAKVLIPLKPKDTHSVNASEKSTSTSPVDLLGLANYASDDEDDNEIQSSDKQKTKEHGNGKSREESEDHDRSPANLEKNPQKMSPNVGTDDRSTRYSAHEDAGGSFKTESRVPEDKMPGGKDAVKTEKTSQTPDCKKTKIDHSRSEDKRDKPDKSGKREVRKGSGTNDNGMLTSSKDRKTEIDEGNHGNHEERLARKEKVGDLDGSKDIVKEKSRKSGEKAKESDSRKRPSPSNVKEERKEKGRDSRVGVAIDNGRKRERTKDEKREKSRRKDERGSSRRKRHRSSSNDSRGRESKDKSTRANDPSDESSDDSRRKAQPNRHRSPSPLRSRKRHVSRSPHSKHTQRRRSPYPASESIRGRRSRSRSRSRSPNRRRR, from the exons ATGGACTTCCAACATCAGCATCCGTACAATcgaccaccaccaccaccaccaccgtTACCACCACCGTCCATGGCGGATCCTCACTATCAGCTCCCGCATTCTCAACGACCACCGGTTCCGGCACCGGGTTCATGGTACTCGAACCAATTCCAATACCACCCAACCCCTCAGCAATCTccccctcctcctcctcctcctcctcctcagCTGCAACAGTGGGGtcctccccctccccctcctCCTCCGTTTCCTGGACCTCCTCAGGGAGCTTATCCACACCATCATTTACAACAACAGGCCCAGTATCCACCTCCTCTTCCCCCGCGGCCTCATATTCCCCAATCTTCTCCTCATGGAAATCAG GACTGGGGCAGTATGAACTGGGGTCAACAGCAAAATTGGGGAAACTCAG CACCTAGCAATGAAGATTGGGCTGCAAAGGCCCGAGCATGGGCTGCTGACAAGGCTGCTAATGACCATCAGCACCAGAACTCGCAATTTACGCATGATAGCAGGCCAGAACAACAGAGTCATTACTATGAACAATATACTCAATCTGCTGATCAACATCTCCAAGACATGCAACAACCACCAGTTCTGCCGTCAAGTAATCATCACTCCATAACTCCTGTGGCACCTCCTCAGAAGCCATCGTTTGGCCATTCGCAGGAACCCTCATTCTTCAGCCCTGGGCAATCTCCTTATGTCCTACCTTATACTGCAAGAGATGGAAATTTCACCGGAGATTCAGTTGCTTCATTCCCTCAGCAAGGAAACTCATCCATAAGTCCATTAGTCCATCAGCAGGAGGTACCTTCTAGTTATTCTTCTATTGCag GTAAAGAAGAGGCTGGGAATCGACATGAGGCGTTCTATGGTTCTTCACCTTTGCCTGCCAACTCTTCACATCATCATCATGCCCAACTAATGCCAGCACCCAATAAAGCTGCAGTGATGGAAGAGCGTCATTACGTGATGGGTCCTGATCTTAGTGATCAGCCTTTGGATTTTGCACCTCGTTTTAGTCATGAGCATGACCGGCATTCCCAACCCTATTATGTTCGTGCTGATTCAGGAGGTTCTGTGGGGGGTGCTGATCCTGTTTCAACAATGCCTTCCAATTATGTGTGGCCTTCTTCTGCTGCTCCTGGTTCTGCATATCCTCCTCTTCCTCCAATGCCTCCA GTTGATCCTTCTGTTGTTGGAGCTTCTCCAGCCCCTGAACATACTGCATCACTCTTTGGAAGGGCACAGAGTTCAAGCTTCCATCCCACTGTCCCGTCAGTTGGTGCACATTTTGGTGTTGGTGCGGGGGCCGCTCTGCATCCTGCAGCAGCTTTCCCTGCTGATGCATATGGGATTTCTGATCGCCCTAAGAAG GCTGCTGTTCCAAACTGGCTTAGAGAGgaaataataaagaagaaagcTGTCATTACAACTTCAACTGCAGAGCTTCCAAAGGAGGATTCTCAATCTATTGAAGATGAAGGTGTCAATAAATCTTATCGGAAAGGTGACCAGGCTGATAGCAAAAGCATTGATTCTTCAAGGTCAAccgaggatgatgatgatgatgag GTTGAGGTGGAAGCAGCACGAACTGCAGCAATGAATCAAGAAATAAAGCGTGTCCTAACTGAAGTTCTTTTAAAG GTTACTGATGAGCTATTTAGTGAGATTGCGACAAGGGTTCTTAGCGAAGAGGATCTCTCTGTTGATG TTGAGCAAAAAACGGGTGCTTCAAGTCAGAAGGTGTTAACATCTGTTCAAGCTGTTACAACTCCCAAGGCCTCTGCCAAGGTTCTGATACCACTCAAACCTAAAGATACTCATTCTGTTAATGCCAGTGAAAAGTCTACTTCCACTTCTCCTGTGGATCTATTAGGTTTGGCTAACTATGCGTCAGATGATGAGGATGACAATGAAATCCAGAGTTCTGATAAACAAAAGACCAAAGAGCATGGAAATGGAAAATCACGTGAAGAATCCGAGGATCATGATAGATCTCCTGCCAACCTGGAGAAAAATCCTCAAAAAATGAGTCCCAATGTCGGCACTGATGACAGGTCAACTAGATATTCTGCACATGAAGATGCTGGGGGCTCCTTTAAGACTGAATCTAGAGTTCCAGAGGATAAGATGCCAGGTGGGAAGGATGCTGTGAAAACTGAAAAGACATCCCAGACTCCTGACTGCAAAAAGACTAAGATAGATCATTCCAGAAGCGAAGACAAAAGAGATAAGCCAGATAAGAGCGGTAAACGTGAAGTTAGAAAAGGTTCTGGCACAAATGATAATGGTATGCTTACAAGCTCAAAGGACAGAAAAACTGAGATAGATGAAGGAAACCATGGGAATCATGAGGAAAGACTAGCTAGAAAGGAAAAAGTGGGTGATCTAGATGGTTCAAAAGATATTGTGAAGGAGAAAAGCCGTAAGTCCGGGGAAAAAGCCAAGGAATCTGACTCAAGGAAAAGGCCTTCGCCTTCTAATGTcaaggaagaaaggaaggaaaaaGGAAGGGACAGCAGAGTTGGTGTTGCCATAGATAATGgtagaaaaagagagagaacgaaggatgaaaagagagaaaaatctaGACGTAAAGATGAAAGGGGCTCCAGCAGACGTAAAAGGCATCGTTCATCTTCTAATGATAGCAGGGGTAGAGAGAGCAAGGACAAGTCAACCCGTGCCAATGATCCCAGTGATGAATCTTCAGATGATTCTAGAag GAAGGCGCAACCAAATAGACACAGATCTCCATCACCACTAAGGTCAAGGAAAAG acaCGTTTCGCGGTCTCCTCATAGCAAGCACACTCAGCGCAGGCGTTCTCCTTACCCTGCTAGTGAAAGCATCAG GGGAAGGAGGTCAAGGTCGAGATCAAGATCAAGGTCTCCTAATCGTAGGAGAAGATGA
- the LOC101245650 gene encoding uncharacterized protein isoform X14: MDFQHQHPYNRPPPPPPPLPPPSMADPHYQLPHSQRPPVPAPGSWYSNQFQYHPTPQQSPPPPPPPPPQLQQWGPPPPPPPPFPGPPQGAYPHHHLQQQAQYPPPLPPRPHIPQSSPHGNQDWGSMNWGQQQNWGNSAPSNEDWAAKARAWAADKAANDHQHQNSQFTHDSRPEQQSHYYEQYTQSADQHLQDMQQPPVLPSSNHHSITPVAPPQKPSFGHSQEPSFFSPGQSPYVLPYTARDGNFTGDSVASFPQQGNSSISPLVHQQEVPSSYSSIAGKEEAGNRHEAFYGSSPLPANSSHHHHAQLMPAPNKAAVMEERHYVMGPDLSDQPLDFAPRFSHEHDRHSQPYYVRADSGGSVGGADPVSTMPSNYVWPSSAAPGSAYPPLPPMPPVDPSVVGASPAPEHTASLFGRAQSSSFHPTVPSVGAHFGVGAGAALHPAAAFPADAYGISDRPKKAAVPNWLREEIIKKKAVITTSTAELPKEDSQSIEDEGVNKSYRKGDQADSKSIDSSRSTEDDDDDEVEVEAARTAAMNQEIKRVLTEVLLKVTDELFSEIATRVLSEEDLSVDVEQKTGASSQKVLTSVQAVTTPKASAKVLIPLKPKDTHSVNASEKSTSTSPVDLLGLANYASDDEDDNEIQSSDKQKTKEHGNGKSREESEDHDRSPANLEKNPQKMSPNVGTDDRSTRYSAHEDAGGSFKTESRVPEDKMPGGKDAVKTEKTSQTPDCKKTKIDHSRSEDKRDKPDKSGKREVRKGSGTNDNGMLTSSKDRKTEIDEGNHGNHEERLARKEKVGDLDGSKDIVKEKSRKSGEKAKESDSRKRPSPSNVKEERKEKGRDSRVGVAIDNGRKRERTKDEKREKSRRKDERGSSRRKRHRSSSNDSRGRESKDKSTRANDPSDESSDDSRRKAQPNRHRSPSPLRSRKRGRRSRSRSRSRSPNRRRR, translated from the exons ATGGACTTCCAACATCAGCATCCGTACAATcgaccaccaccaccaccaccaccgtTACCACCACCGTCCATGGCGGATCCTCACTATCAGCTCCCGCATTCTCAACGACCACCGGTTCCGGCACCGGGTTCATGGTACTCGAACCAATTCCAATACCACCCAACCCCTCAGCAATCTccccctcctcctcctcctcctcctcctcagCTGCAACAGTGGGGtcctccccctccccctcctCCTCCGTTTCCTGGACCTCCTCAGGGAGCTTATCCACACCATCATTTACAACAACAGGCCCAGTATCCACCTCCTCTTCCCCCGCGGCCTCATATTCCCCAATCTTCTCCTCATGGAAATCAG GACTGGGGCAGTATGAACTGGGGTCAACAGCAAAATTGGGGAAACTCAG CACCTAGCAATGAAGATTGGGCTGCAAAGGCCCGAGCATGGGCTGCTGACAAGGCTGCTAATGACCATCAGCACCAGAACTCGCAATTTACGCATGATAGCAGGCCAGAACAACAGAGTCATTACTATGAACAATATACTCAATCTGCTGATCAACATCTCCAAGACATGCAACAACCACCAGTTCTGCCGTCAAGTAATCATCACTCCATAACTCCTGTGGCACCTCCTCAGAAGCCATCGTTTGGCCATTCGCAGGAACCCTCATTCTTCAGCCCTGGGCAATCTCCTTATGTCCTACCTTATACTGCAAGAGATGGAAATTTCACCGGAGATTCAGTTGCTTCATTCCCTCAGCAAGGAAACTCATCCATAAGTCCATTAGTCCATCAGCAGGAGGTACCTTCTAGTTATTCTTCTATTGCag GTAAAGAAGAGGCTGGGAATCGACATGAGGCGTTCTATGGTTCTTCACCTTTGCCTGCCAACTCTTCACATCATCATCATGCCCAACTAATGCCAGCACCCAATAAAGCTGCAGTGATGGAAGAGCGTCATTACGTGATGGGTCCTGATCTTAGTGATCAGCCTTTGGATTTTGCACCTCGTTTTAGTCATGAGCATGACCGGCATTCCCAACCCTATTATGTTCGTGCTGATTCAGGAGGTTCTGTGGGGGGTGCTGATCCTGTTTCAACAATGCCTTCCAATTATGTGTGGCCTTCTTCTGCTGCTCCTGGTTCTGCATATCCTCCTCTTCCTCCAATGCCTCCA GTTGATCCTTCTGTTGTTGGAGCTTCTCCAGCCCCTGAACATACTGCATCACTCTTTGGAAGGGCACAGAGTTCAAGCTTCCATCCCACTGTCCCGTCAGTTGGTGCACATTTTGGTGTTGGTGCGGGGGCCGCTCTGCATCCTGCAGCAGCTTTCCCTGCTGATGCATATGGGATTTCTGATCGCCCTAAGAAG GCTGCTGTTCCAAACTGGCTTAGAGAGgaaataataaagaagaaagcTGTCATTACAACTTCAACTGCAGAGCTTCCAAAGGAGGATTCTCAATCTATTGAAGATGAAGGTGTCAATAAATCTTATCGGAAAGGTGACCAGGCTGATAGCAAAAGCATTGATTCTTCAAGGTCAAccgaggatgatgatgatgatgag GTTGAGGTGGAAGCAGCACGAACTGCAGCAATGAATCAAGAAATAAAGCGTGTCCTAACTGAAGTTCTTTTAAAG GTTACTGATGAGCTATTTAGTGAGATTGCGACAAGGGTTCTTAGCGAAGAGGATCTCTCTGTTGATG TTGAGCAAAAAACGGGTGCTTCAAGTCAGAAGGTGTTAACATCTGTTCAAGCTGTTACAACTCCCAAGGCCTCTGCCAAGGTTCTGATACCACTCAAACCTAAAGATACTCATTCTGTTAATGCCAGTGAAAAGTCTACTTCCACTTCTCCTGTGGATCTATTAGGTTTGGCTAACTATGCGTCAGATGATGAGGATGACAATGAAATCCAGAGTTCTGATAAACAAAAGACCAAAGAGCATGGAAATGGAAAATCACGTGAAGAATCCGAGGATCATGATAGATCTCCTGCCAACCTGGAGAAAAATCCTCAAAAAATGAGTCCCAATGTCGGCACTGATGACAGGTCAACTAGATATTCTGCACATGAAGATGCTGGGGGCTCCTTTAAGACTGAATCTAGAGTTCCAGAGGATAAGATGCCAGGTGGGAAGGATGCTGTGAAAACTGAAAAGACATCCCAGACTCCTGACTGCAAAAAGACTAAGATAGATCATTCCAGAAGCGAAGACAAAAGAGATAAGCCAGATAAGAGCGGTAAACGTGAAGTTAGAAAAGGTTCTGGCACAAATGATAATGGTATGCTTACAAGCTCAAAGGACAGAAAAACTGAGATAGATGAAGGAAACCATGGGAATCATGAGGAAAGACTAGCTAGAAAGGAAAAAGTGGGTGATCTAGATGGTTCAAAAGATATTGTGAAGGAGAAAAGCCGTAAGTCCGGGGAAAAAGCCAAGGAATCTGACTCAAGGAAAAGGCCTTCGCCTTCTAATGTcaaggaagaaaggaaggaaaaaGGAAGGGACAGCAGAGTTGGTGTTGCCATAGATAATGgtagaaaaagagagagaacgaaggatgaaaagagagaaaaatctaGACGTAAAGATGAAAGGGGCTCCAGCAGACGTAAAAGGCATCGTTCATCTTCTAATGATAGCAGGGGTAGAGAGAGCAAGGACAAGTCAACCCGTGCCAATGATCCCAGTGATGAATCTTCAGATGATTCTAGAag GAAGGCGCAACCAAATAGACACAGATCTCCATCACCACTAAGGTCAAGGAAAAG GGGAAGGAGGTCAAGGTCGAGATCAAGATCAAGGTCTCCTAATCGTAGGAGAAGATGA
- the LOC101245650 gene encoding uncharacterized protein isoform X5, with protein sequence MDFQHQHPYNRPPPPPPPLPPPSMADPHYQLPHSQRPPVPAPGSWYSNQFQYHPTPQQSPPPPPPPPPQLQQWGPPPPPPPPFPGPPQGAYPHHHLQQQAQYPPPLPPRPHIPQSSPHGNQDWGSMNWGQQQNWGNSVAPSNEDWAAKARAWAADKAANDHQHQNSQFTHDSRPEQQSHYYEQYTQSADQHLQDMQQPPVLPSSNHHSITPVAPPQKPSFGHSQEPSFFSPGQSPYVLPYTARDGNFTGDSVASFPQQGNSSISPLVHQQEVPSSYSSIAGKEEAGNRHEAFYGSSPLPANSSHHHHAQLMPAPNKAAVMEERHYVMGPDLSDQPLDFAPRFSHEHDRHSQPYYVRADSGGSVGGADPVSTMPSNYVWPSSAAPGSAYPPLPPMPPVDPSVVGASPAPEHTASLFGRAQSSSFHPTVPSVGAHFGVGAGAALHPAAAFPADAYGISDRPKKAAVPNWLREEIIKKKAVITTSTAELPKEDSQSIEDEGVNKSYRKGDQADSKSIDSSRSTEDDDDDEVEVEAARTAAMNQEIKRVLTEVLLKVTDELFSEIATRVLSEEDLSVDVEQKTGASSQKVLTSVQAVTTPKASAKVLIPLKPKDTHSVNASEKSTSTSPVDLLGLANYASDDEDDNEIQSSDKQKTKEHGNGKSREESEDHDRSPANLEKNPQKMSPNVGTDDRSTRYSAHEDAGGSFKTESRVPEDKMPGGKDAVKTEKTSQTPDCKKTKIDHSRSEDKRDKPDKSGKREVRKGSGTNDNGMLTSSKDRKTEIDEGNHGNHEERLARKEKVGDLDGSKDIVKEKSRKSGEKAKESDSRKRPSPSNVKEERKEKGRDSRVGVAIDNGRKRERTKDEKREKSRRKDERGSSRRKRHRSSSNDSRGRESKDKSTRANDPSDESSDDSRRKAQPNRHRSPSPLRSRKRHVSRSPHSKHTQRRRSPYPASESIRYLVGCSYISLDIFQLSHPSA encoded by the exons ATGGACTTCCAACATCAGCATCCGTACAATcgaccaccaccaccaccaccaccgtTACCACCACCGTCCATGGCGGATCCTCACTATCAGCTCCCGCATTCTCAACGACCACCGGTTCCGGCACCGGGTTCATGGTACTCGAACCAATTCCAATACCACCCAACCCCTCAGCAATCTccccctcctcctcctcctcctcctcctcagCTGCAACAGTGGGGtcctccccctccccctcctCCTCCGTTTCCTGGACCTCCTCAGGGAGCTTATCCACACCATCATTTACAACAACAGGCCCAGTATCCACCTCCTCTTCCCCCGCGGCCTCATATTCCCCAATCTTCTCCTCATGGAAATCAG GACTGGGGCAGTATGAACTGGGGTCAACAGCAAAATTGGGGAAACTCAG TAGCACCTAGCAATGAAGATTGGGCTGCAAAGGCCCGAGCATGGGCTGCTGACAAGGCTGCTAATGACCATCAGCACCAGAACTCGCAATTTACGCATGATAGCAGGCCAGAACAACAGAGTCATTACTATGAACAATATACTCAATCTGCTGATCAACATCTCCAAGACATGCAACAACCACCAGTTCTGCCGTCAAGTAATCATCACTCCATAACTCCTGTGGCACCTCCTCAGAAGCCATCGTTTGGCCATTCGCAGGAACCCTCATTCTTCAGCCCTGGGCAATCTCCTTATGTCCTACCTTATACTGCAAGAGATGGAAATTTCACCGGAGATTCAGTTGCTTCATTCCCTCAGCAAGGAAACTCATCCATAAGTCCATTAGTCCATCAGCAGGAGGTACCTTCTAGTTATTCTTCTATTGCag GTAAAGAAGAGGCTGGGAATCGACATGAGGCGTTCTATGGTTCTTCACCTTTGCCTGCCAACTCTTCACATCATCATCATGCCCAACTAATGCCAGCACCCAATAAAGCTGCAGTGATGGAAGAGCGTCATTACGTGATGGGTCCTGATCTTAGTGATCAGCCTTTGGATTTTGCACCTCGTTTTAGTCATGAGCATGACCGGCATTCCCAACCCTATTATGTTCGTGCTGATTCAGGAGGTTCTGTGGGGGGTGCTGATCCTGTTTCAACAATGCCTTCCAATTATGTGTGGCCTTCTTCTGCTGCTCCTGGTTCTGCATATCCTCCTCTTCCTCCAATGCCTCCA GTTGATCCTTCTGTTGTTGGAGCTTCTCCAGCCCCTGAACATACTGCATCACTCTTTGGAAGGGCACAGAGTTCAAGCTTCCATCCCACTGTCCCGTCAGTTGGTGCACATTTTGGTGTTGGTGCGGGGGCCGCTCTGCATCCTGCAGCAGCTTTCCCTGCTGATGCATATGGGATTTCTGATCGCCCTAAGAAG GCTGCTGTTCCAAACTGGCTTAGAGAGgaaataataaagaagaaagcTGTCATTACAACTTCAACTGCAGAGCTTCCAAAGGAGGATTCTCAATCTATTGAAGATGAAGGTGTCAATAAATCTTATCGGAAAGGTGACCAGGCTGATAGCAAAAGCATTGATTCTTCAAGGTCAAccgaggatgatgatgatgatgag GTTGAGGTGGAAGCAGCACGAACTGCAGCAATGAATCAAGAAATAAAGCGTGTCCTAACTGAAGTTCTTTTAAAG GTTACTGATGAGCTATTTAGTGAGATTGCGACAAGGGTTCTTAGCGAAGAGGATCTCTCTGTTGATG TTGAGCAAAAAACGGGTGCTTCAAGTCAGAAGGTGTTAACATCTGTTCAAGCTGTTACAACTCCCAAGGCCTCTGCCAAGGTTCTGATACCACTCAAACCTAAAGATACTCATTCTGTTAATGCCAGTGAAAAGTCTACTTCCACTTCTCCTGTGGATCTATTAGGTTTGGCTAACTATGCGTCAGATGATGAGGATGACAATGAAATCCAGAGTTCTGATAAACAAAAGACCAAAGAGCATGGAAATGGAAAATCACGTGAAGAATCCGAGGATCATGATAGATCTCCTGCCAACCTGGAGAAAAATCCTCAAAAAATGAGTCCCAATGTCGGCACTGATGACAGGTCAACTAGATATTCTGCACATGAAGATGCTGGGGGCTCCTTTAAGACTGAATCTAGAGTTCCAGAGGATAAGATGCCAGGTGGGAAGGATGCTGTGAAAACTGAAAAGACATCCCAGACTCCTGACTGCAAAAAGACTAAGATAGATCATTCCAGAAGCGAAGACAAAAGAGATAAGCCAGATAAGAGCGGTAAACGTGAAGTTAGAAAAGGTTCTGGCACAAATGATAATGGTATGCTTACAAGCTCAAAGGACAGAAAAACTGAGATAGATGAAGGAAACCATGGGAATCATGAGGAAAGACTAGCTAGAAAGGAAAAAGTGGGTGATCTAGATGGTTCAAAAGATATTGTGAAGGAGAAAAGCCGTAAGTCCGGGGAAAAAGCCAAGGAATCTGACTCAAGGAAAAGGCCTTCGCCTTCTAATGTcaaggaagaaaggaaggaaaaaGGAAGGGACAGCAGAGTTGGTGTTGCCATAGATAATGgtagaaaaagagagagaacgaaggatgaaaagagagaaaaatctaGACGTAAAGATGAAAGGGGCTCCAGCAGACGTAAAAGGCATCGTTCATCTTCTAATGATAGCAGGGGTAGAGAGAGCAAGGACAAGTCAACCCGTGCCAATGATCCCAGTGATGAATCTTCAGATGATTCTAGAag GAAGGCGCAACCAAATAGACACAGATCTCCATCACCACTAAGGTCAAGGAAAAG acaCGTTTCGCGGTCTCCTCATAGCAAGCACACTCAGCGCAGGCGTTCTCCTTACCCTGCTAGTGAAAGCATCAGGTATCTTGTTGGGTGTTCTTATATTTCTCTTGATATTTTTCAACTTAGTCATCCATCAGCATAG